From a region of the Roseivirga sp. 4D4 genome:
- a CDS encoding amidohydrolase family protein, with translation MKKLFIAALALTISFSLSAQDAPAKKDTTKSDKKKNKNLPLEAGRTFEFDLTEGSWIALDVSPDGKTIVFDFLGDLYTMPISGGTATQLTEGMQFDSQPRFSPDGSKVIFISDESGGENVWTIEVDSKEKKQVTKGNNNAYQGPEWSPDGKYMIASKQARGLHKIWLYHVDGGSGTALVNEPNQLRMLEGAFGDTDRYVWYSRRNGSWTYNAPMPQYQISRYDRVTGEQITQTSRYGSAFRPTPSSDGKWLAYATRHDAETGLILRDLTTGDESWLAYPIQHDDQESRASRDVLPGFSWTPDNQHIVISYGGKIHKIDVANKTATEIPFRVNSKIELGPELDFDYPISDDPQFTVTQIRDIAPSPDGKQMAFTALNEIYLMDLPDGTPKKLVDLEETQAEPAWSPDGEWLAFATWQAEGGKVYKVRPNGRNLTQLNQEDGVFQSPVWNNDGSRIVAIKGNSKDFREALQRTAFRGTSDLVWISADGSGNNFISYTNGRSNPHFVKNSDRIYLSSFRGLTSIRWDGTDEKAHVQVRGKATPGSSNAPRASWIQMAREGDQALAAVGTNLYVVTVPQVSAEAPTISVANAKNAAFPSRELTDIGGQFPAWSWDNNTVHWAIGNAHVMYNLSDAKAFDEQKAADAKVAKDKKEEEKSEEEEEEKEKDDKPKNYEPAERRIEVKADRDIPKGTILLKNARLLTMKNNEVLENTDILIENNRIKEIGKNIQAGRRVKVIDVSGKTIVPGFVDTHSHFRHPVNLHRGQFWPYLTNLAFGVTSTRDPQTATTDVLTYGDLVDAGKLIGPRIYSTGPGIFRSENVSSLEHARKVMKRYSAYYNTKTIKMYGAGNRQQRQWIIQAAHEQNIMPTTEGGLDFKNNLTQVIDGYPGHEHSFPVFPLYKDVIDLVAFSRTVYTPTLLVAYGGPWTENYFYATENPHADPKLTHFMPHSNLDSRTRRRNAGWFMEEEYVHVEQSGFAKDLVEAGGRAGVGSHGQLQGLGYHWELWAVQSGGMTEYDALRVATIIGAEAIGLDQDLGSLEVGKLADLVILNSNPLDNIKNSKDISHVMFNGRLYDGDTLDEIHPQQKKMPKLWWQEYAPIGVPGIKK, from the coding sequence ATGAAGAAGCTTTTCATTGCCGCTTTGGCTCTGACCATTTCTTTCTCGTTGAGTGCTCAGGATGCTCCCGCCAAGAAAGACACCACTAAATCAGATAAGAAAAAGAACAAAAACCTCCCACTAGAGGCTGGAAGAACCTTTGAGTTTGACCTTACCGAAGGTTCATGGATTGCCTTAGATGTAAGTCCTGATGGTAAAACGATCGTATTCGATTTTCTGGGCGACCTCTATACGATGCCAATATCTGGAGGAACAGCCACTCAGCTAACGGAAGGCATGCAATTCGATTCTCAGCCGAGATTTAGTCCTGATGGCTCCAAAGTCATCTTCATTTCTGACGAATCAGGAGGAGAAAATGTATGGACGATTGAGGTCGATTCAAAAGAAAAGAAACAGGTGACAAAAGGCAATAACAATGCTTATCAAGGCCCTGAATGGTCTCCAGATGGTAAATATATGATTGCCTCAAAGCAAGCAAGAGGACTCCATAAAATATGGCTTTATCATGTGGATGGTGGTTCTGGAACGGCTCTTGTCAATGAGCCTAATCAGCTTAGAATGCTTGAAGGCGCCTTTGGCGATACCGATCGCTATGTCTGGTATTCGCGTAGAAATGGGTCTTGGACCTATAATGCGCCAATGCCTCAATATCAAATCTCGCGATACGATCGGGTTACGGGCGAACAAATCACACAGACTTCACGATATGGCTCTGCTTTCCGCCCAACCCCTAGCAGCGATGGCAAATGGTTGGCCTATGCTACCAGACATGATGCTGAAACCGGACTTATACTCAGAGACTTAACTACAGGTGACGAAAGTTGGTTGGCCTATCCTATTCAACATGACGATCAGGAATCGAGAGCTTCCAGAGATGTATTACCTGGTTTTTCCTGGACACCTGACAATCAGCATATCGTGATTTCTTATGGTGGTAAGATTCACAAGATCGATGTGGCCAACAAGACAGCAACTGAAATCCCCTTTCGCGTAAATAGCAAAATTGAACTAGGTCCGGAATTGGACTTTGACTATCCCATCTCTGACGATCCCCAATTCACAGTCACTCAAATCCGAGATATTGCCCCATCCCCCGATGGAAAACAAATGGCATTCACCGCATTGAACGAAATCTATTTAATGGATTTGCCGGATGGAACACCAAAGAAACTTGTTGACCTGGAGGAAACACAAGCTGAGCCGGCCTGGTCACCAGATGGCGAATGGTTAGCCTTTGCGACCTGGCAAGCCGAAGGTGGAAAAGTATACAAGGTGAGACCGAATGGCCGTAACCTAACGCAACTCAACCAAGAAGATGGTGTCTTTCAAAGCCCTGTTTGGAATAATGATGGTAGTAGAATTGTAGCCATTAAAGGTAATTCCAAAGACTTTAGAGAAGCGTTACAGCGCACAGCATTCAGAGGCACAAGTGACTTAGTTTGGATATCTGCAGATGGTTCTGGCAACAATTTCATTTCCTATACCAATGGACGCAGCAATCCACATTTCGTCAAAAACTCTGATCGCATTTACCTATCAAGTTTCAGAGGTTTGACTTCTATCCGTTGGGATGGCACTGATGAGAAAGCTCACGTTCAGGTAAGAGGCAAGGCAACTCCTGGCTCTTCCAATGCCCCACGTGCATCCTGGATTCAGATGGCTCGTGAAGGAGATCAGGCTTTAGCTGCCGTAGGCACCAACTTATATGTGGTCACTGTTCCTCAGGTGAGCGCAGAGGCGCCTACAATATCAGTAGCTAATGCAAAGAATGCAGCTTTTCCTTCTAGAGAACTGACGGATATTGGTGGCCAATTCCCTGCCTGGAGTTGGGATAACAATACCGTTCACTGGGCCATAGGTAATGCCCATGTGATGTATAACCTCTCTGACGCCAAAGCTTTTGATGAACAGAAAGCTGCCGATGCTAAGGTCGCTAAGGATAAAAAGGAGGAAGAAAAAAGTGAAGAAGAGGAAGAGGAAAAAGAAAAGGATGATAAGCCAAAGAATTACGAGCCTGCAGAACGAAGAATTGAGGTAAAGGCCGATCGTGATATTCCTAAAGGAACCATTCTATTGAAGAATGCCCGCCTTCTTACCATGAAGAACAATGAGGTACTCGAAAACACAGATATCCTCATTGAGAACAATCGTATCAAAGAGATTGGTAAGAACATTCAAGCCGGTAGAAGAGTCAAAGTCATTGACGTTTCAGGTAAGACGATCGTTCCGGGCTTTGTAGATACGCATTCCCACTTTCGCCATCCGGTGAACCTTCATAGAGGGCAGTTCTGGCCATACCTGACGAACTTGGCCTTTGGTGTGACTTCAACACGTGATCCTCAAACCGCCACTACTGATGTGCTTACCTATGGCGATCTGGTAGATGCGGGTAAATTAATCGGACCAAGAATCTATTCTACTGGTCCTGGTATTTTCAGGAGTGAGAATGTGAGCAGTCTGGAGCACGCACGTAAAGTGATGAAGCGATACAGTGCTTACTACAATACCAAGACGATCAAAATGTATGGCGCTGGGAACAGACAACAGCGCCAGTGGATCATTCAGGCAGCTCATGAGCAGAACATCATGCCGACAACTGAGGGTGGACTTGATTTCAAAAACAACTTAACTCAGGTAATTGATGGCTATCCGGGACATGAACACTCCTTCCCTGTTTTCCCACTTTACAAGGATGTCATTGATCTCGTTGCTTTTTCAAGGACGGTGTATACGCCTACGCTGTTGGTCGCTTATGGGGGGCCGTGGACCGAGAACTATTTCTATGCGACTGAAAATCCTCATGCCGATCCTAAGTTGACGCACTTTATGCCGCATTCTAACCTTGATTCACGTACCAGAAGAAGAAATGCGGGTTGGTTTATGGAAGAAGAATATGTACATGTAGAACAGTCTGGTTTTGCTAAAGACCTGGTCGAAGCAGGTGGTCGTGCCGGTGTAGGTAGCCATGGGCAGTTGCAAGGTCTAGGGTATCACTGGGAGCTGTGGGCAGTACAGTCGGGTGGCATGACAGAGTATGATGCTCTACGTGTGGCGACTATCATTGGTGCTGAAGCGATCGGCTTAGACCAAGACCTGGGTTCTCTAGAAGTTGGTAAGCTCGCTGACTTGGTGATTCTGAACAGCAACCCGCTGGACAACATTAAGAACTCCAAGGACATCAGTCATGTGATGTTTAATGGTAGGCTTTATGATGGGGATACGCTGGACGAGATTCACCCCCAACAAAAGAAAATGCCTAAGCTTTGGTGGCAAGAATATGCTCCTATTGGAGTTCCAGGCATCAAGAAGTAA
- a CDS encoding tetratricopeptide repeat protein → MRLSKGILLFLFLNTACSSSGQDFQSFSNGGRAAAIKAYNQADAEKAYQLFDALWQNESTPQDDRLEAGRYLVKLNFRQFDNPQMALEIIDELIKEEQDVSLAYTLKARVLSELGKYNEATSWAEKAVETSTSEIQHIKAAFIYGKSVLLQAREEMLSSGELSENMRSKLASAHQKLGEWLNARQDNSDLARLYLGHSIFLENGEEALEAWRLFFRLKERDVIHPSLMKDYEVFEKALKGISPGNVENDKIIIKGLAESGFVEYAYMMANLKLGEDAFKDQSIREVVKYYDYLGRLDKTIISFYRRTVKGWGQQQDLQDGFTKDSRWLWDQLEWPGRKPSYSQSQFIKTVAEQFKGRILFNRVSGFYGLHVGQIILDDRRLISQYDQSAEFRYILLDHMLSNGYTTWFADGENSVGGWATTQGYFVQVRADLNREITGVWSLLKDPSERRKMESQIERMSVNEERMLQSQPVRYLPGLQLRILLSESQKIVDSLEHSGLKGDALRYAFITHMERIGQDSKIYAHEGRHSIDMKYGLVSGSANLEYTAKLSEIYFSEKPLFFLATILSSNMGNGTSHGDANQRVFENLVKWMETNSAEIPGFDTSKPTMLQLEKLTDRLLKKAIRSLDPMAN, encoded by the coding sequence ATGCGATTATCAAAAGGAATCCTTCTGTTCTTATTTCTCAATACTGCTTGCTCGAGTTCAGGTCAGGATTTTCAGTCTTTTTCCAACGGAGGTCGGGCAGCCGCCATCAAAGCATATAATCAAGCCGATGCCGAGAAGGCCTATCAGCTTTTTGATGCCTTATGGCAAAACGAATCTACACCACAGGACGATAGACTTGAGGCCGGCCGATACTTGGTAAAGCTGAACTTTAGACAGTTTGACAATCCCCAAATGGCACTGGAAATCATAGATGAACTGATTAAGGAAGAACAGGATGTCAGCCTTGCTTATACCCTTAAGGCAAGAGTTTTATCTGAACTGGGAAAGTATAACGAAGCCACATCATGGGCGGAAAAAGCAGTTGAAACCAGTACCTCAGAAATACAGCATATCAAAGCAGCCTTTATTTATGGAAAGAGTGTGCTCTTGCAGGCGCGAGAAGAGATGCTGAGTAGCGGAGAACTTTCTGAAAATATGCGCAGTAAACTGGCATCAGCTCATCAAAAGCTTGGGGAGTGGTTGAATGCGAGACAGGACAATAGCGACTTAGCAAGACTTTATTTGGGTCATTCGATTTTCTTAGAGAATGGAGAGGAGGCGCTAGAGGCTTGGAGGTTATTCTTCCGGCTAAAGGAACGAGATGTCATTCACCCAAGCCTCATGAAAGATTACGAGGTTTTCGAAAAGGCATTGAAAGGGATAAGCCCGGGAAATGTAGAAAATGACAAAATCATAATTAAAGGCTTGGCCGAATCTGGGTTTGTCGAATATGCCTATATGATGGCCAACCTCAAGTTGGGAGAAGATGCTTTCAAGGATCAAAGCATTAGAGAGGTTGTTAAGTATTATGATTATCTCGGACGCCTTGACAAAACCATAATCTCATTCTATAGAAGAACTGTCAAGGGTTGGGGTCAGCAACAGGATTTACAGGATGGCTTTACCAAGGACAGTCGCTGGTTATGGGATCAACTGGAATGGCCTGGCAGAAAACCCAGCTATTCGCAAAGCCAATTCATCAAAACGGTTGCTGAACAGTTCAAGGGGAGGATTTTATTCAACAGAGTCAGTGGGTTTTATGGGCTGCACGTGGGCCAGATCATCTTGGATGATAGAAGACTCATCAGTCAGTATGATCAATCTGCGGAGTTCAGGTATATCTTATTGGATCATATGTTGTCCAATGGGTATACCACCTGGTTTGCAGATGGTGAGAACTCCGTAGGAGGCTGGGCAACAACACAAGGTTATTTCGTTCAGGTGCGTGCGGATTTGAATAGGGAAATCACTGGTGTCTGGTCCTTATTGAAAGACCCTTCAGAAAGGCGAAAGATGGAAAGCCAGATTGAGAGAATGTCAGTCAACGAAGAAAGAATGCTACAGAGTCAGCCAGTGAGGTACCTGCCAGGGCTTCAATTGAGAATATTGCTCAGTGAAAGCCAGAAGATTGTTGATTCATTAGAACATTCTGGCCTTAAGGGTGATGCTTTGAGGTATGCATTTATCACACATATGGAACGAATAGGTCAGGATTCGAAAATCTATGCCCATGAAGGACGCCACTCTATAGATATGAAGTATGGCTTAGTTTCCGGTTCGGCCAATCTGGAGTATACGGCAAAGCTGTCAGAAATCTATTTCTCTGAAAAGCCCTTGTTCTTCCTGGCCACCATTTTAAGTTCCAATATGGGTAATGGAACTTCCCATGGTGATGCAAATCAAAGGGTATTTGAAAATCTAGTGAAGTGGATGGAAACAAACTCGGCTGAAATTCCTGGTTTTGATACGTCCAAACCCACTATGCTTCAATTGGAGAAGCTAACAGATAGACTATTAAAAAAGGCCATCAGATCACTCGATCCGATGGCCAATTAG
- a CDS encoding DUF1697 domain-containing protein, whose protein sequence is METWIALLRGINVGGKHIVPMKELTKLMEDNGFSNVKTYIQSGNVVFDSETKPTDEISELVEGHFGFRPWVLVISAIELQAASDNNPFPTDIGKAVHFFFCDQTPQNVGYELLESFKSPTEEYKLVDNVFYLHAPDGIGRSKLAERIGRAFKGVTMTGRNLNTINKLIAMVT, encoded by the coding sequence ATGGAAACCTGGATAGCACTATTGCGAGGCATTAACGTGGGTGGCAAGCACATTGTCCCAATGAAAGAGTTGACCAAATTGATGGAAGACAATGGCTTCTCTAATGTCAAAACCTATATTCAAAGCGGCAATGTGGTATTCGATAGTGAAACTAAACCGACAGACGAAATATCTGAGCTCGTTGAAGGTCATTTTGGTTTCAGACCTTGGGTTTTGGTAATAAGTGCTATTGAATTGCAGGCTGCTTCGGACAACAACCCTTTCCCAACAGATATTGGAAAGGCGGTGCACTTCTTCTTTTGTGATCAAACTCCTCAAAATGTAGGCTATGAGCTTTTAGAGTCCTTCAAGTCCCCTACTGAGGAATATAAACTGGTTGATAACGTGTTCTACCTTCACGCACCTGATGGTATTGGCCGATCGAAACTGGCGGAACGCATTGGACGTGCTTTCAAAGGAGTTACCATGACGGGGCGCAACCTCAATACCATCAACAAACTGATAGCGATGGTCACTTGA
- a CDS encoding aldo/keto reductase, whose product MKKTTLGNTNLKVSEMCLGTMYFGTKTNQKQSESVIETFLDNGGNFLDSSNNYAFWMEGGIGDESEQTIGNWLQHQQRDKIILATKCGARPKSFDGNLDNISLEGLSHDTIIQAVEGSLKRLKTDYIDLMYGHIDFPEYPIEERLNAFQKLKEQGKIREIGTSNTWSWRIEESNNLSKAQGLPQYCAVQQKFSYLRPKYNADFWVQRIIDEEMIDYVSYRPELTLFAYSTLLSGAYSKDGNIELPQEYDTKDNQLRMSTLEKIAKQLGCSKNQLVLAWIMNQRVKIIPIISGSRPSQIEESTKAAGISLSKEVIEELNKSGD is encoded by the coding sequence ATGAAGAAAACAACACTCGGCAACACCAATCTTAAAGTTTCAGAAATGTGCCTCGGCACTATGTATTTTGGAACAAAGACGAACCAAAAACAATCAGAAAGTGTCATCGAAACATTTCTAGATAATGGCGGCAATTTTCTGGATAGCTCAAATAACTATGCCTTCTGGATGGAAGGTGGAATAGGCGATGAAAGCGAACAAACTATAGGAAACTGGCTTCAGCATCAACAAAGGGATAAGATCATATTAGCTACTAAGTGTGGTGCACGCCCTAAATCCTTTGATGGCAACCTTGATAATATTTCATTAGAAGGACTATCACATGACACCATTATTCAGGCTGTGGAAGGATCATTGAAAAGACTCAAAACTGATTATATCGATCTGATGTATGGGCATATTGACTTTCCAGAGTACCCAATAGAAGAACGCCTCAATGCCTTTCAAAAGCTTAAGGAACAAGGTAAAATCCGAGAAATAGGAACGAGTAATACATGGTCTTGGAGGATAGAGGAAAGTAACAACTTGAGCAAAGCCCAAGGTCTTCCCCAGTACTGCGCTGTCCAACAAAAATTCTCTTATCTGCGACCAAAGTACAATGCTGACTTTTGGGTGCAACGGATAATTGACGAAGAGATGATTGACTATGTTAGCTATAGACCAGAGCTAACGCTCTTTGCTTATTCGACACTTCTTTCCGGAGCCTACTCCAAAGATGGGAATATCGAGCTCCCCCAAGAGTATGACACAAAAGACAATCAACTTAGGATGTCCACCCTTGAAAAAATAGCCAAGCAACTTGGCTGTTCTAAAAACCAGTTAGTGCTTGCCTGGATTATGAACCAACGGGTGAAAATCATTCCCATCATTTCAGGAAGCAGACCCAGCCAAATAGAAGAAAGCACAAAGGCTGCTGGTATTAGTCTAAGCAAAGAGGTCATTGAAGAATTAAATAAATCGGGGGATTAA
- a CDS encoding lectin ESA-2: MAIYKVQNQWGGSSAPWNDGGIWVMGCRDNQNVVAVEAKSSDSGDNLVGTMTYAGEGPIGLKAARNVGNSYAAENQWGGDSAPWHDGGAWLVGCRDGQFVVALDIKSADGGKSFEGTMTYAGEGPIGFKAELVDGSAYTTENQWGGNSAPWHPGGVMVLGRRNGQNPNGYDIKSGDGGKSFDGTMNYEGEGPIGFIGQRTGCWNTYDVQNTWGGSGEKHPAGDFVVGARNGQATVALNLSSKDGGKSLTGTMTYEGEGPIGFKGTLLA; the protein is encoded by the coding sequence ATGGCAATTTACAAAGTTCAAAACCAATGGGGTGGAAGCTCTGCTCCTTGGAACGATGGTGGCATCTGGGTTATGGGATGTCGAGACAATCAAAACGTGGTAGCTGTTGAGGCAAAATCTTCAGACAGTGGAGACAACCTTGTAGGTACGATGACCTATGCTGGTGAAGGACCAATTGGCCTTAAAGCAGCAAGAAATGTTGGTAACAGCTATGCTGCCGAAAATCAATGGGGAGGTGATTCCGCACCTTGGCATGATGGCGGTGCATGGTTGGTAGGCTGCAGAGATGGTCAATTCGTTGTTGCATTGGACATTAAGTCTGCTGACGGAGGCAAAAGCTTCGAAGGTACTATGACTTATGCTGGTGAAGGCCCGATTGGCTTCAAGGCTGAATTGGTAGACGGTAGTGCCTACACTACGGAAAACCAATGGGGCGGTAATTCTGCACCTTGGCATCCAGGAGGTGTTATGGTATTAGGCAGACGTAATGGTCAAAATCCTAATGGTTATGACATCAAGTCTGGTGATGGTGGAAAATCATTTGATGGTACCATGAATTATGAGGGTGAAGGCCCAATTGGTTTCATAGGTCAGCGCACCGGATGCTGGAACACTTATGATGTACAAAACACTTGGGGTGGATCTGGAGAAAAGCATCCTGCCGGTGATTTTGTAGTGGGTGCCCGTAATGGACAAGCGACTGTGGCCCTGAACCTTTCTTCTAAAGATGGAGGAAAAAGCCTTACAGGAACTATGACCTATGAAGGCGAAGGACCAATTGGATTTAAAGGGACACTTTTAGCTTAG
- a CDS encoding antibiotic biosynthesis monooxygenase family protein, which translates to MISRQWKCILKEDAQDQYINFLNHVVFKNARALPGFVHADILKRRTPDGLEFLVITLWESLESIEAFAGKDISKAMVPEEAQRMMVSFDKTVEHFEVL; encoded by the coding sequence ATGATCTCCAGACAGTGGAAATGCATTCTTAAAGAAGACGCGCAGGATCAATACATCAACTTCTTAAATCATGTCGTTTTCAAGAACGCTCGCGCATTACCTGGATTTGTACATGCAGATATTCTAAAAAGAAGAACACCTGATGGGCTCGAGTTTTTAGTGATCACTTTATGGGAATCATTGGAGTCCATTGAGGCCTTTGCCGGAAAAGACATTTCAAAGGCTATGGTACCAGAAGAGGCTCAGCGGATGATGGTTTCTTTTGATAAAACCGTGGAGCACTTCGAAGTACTTTAA